The sequence below is a genomic window from Mycobacterium heidelbergense.
ACCTCGGCCGTCATGCTTCGGTCGATCTGCGGGTCGCGCAATTTCGCTTGCGCCGAAACGACTTCCGGGGTCGAACCGCCGAACGTGCGCACCATGTGGACCGCGTAGCAACCGGCGTCCATCGTCGCGCCGCCGGCGAGCGAATAGTTGTAGCGGATGTCGGAGAACTTCGGCAGCGGGAAGCACAGGGCGGCCTCCACTCGCTTGAGCGTGCCGAGTTCGTTCGAGGCGATGATCTCCTCGACGCGCCGGCTCAGCGGGTGGTAGCGATAGTGGAAGGCCTCCATCACCACCCGGTCCGACGTCGCGGCGAGTTCGGCGATCTCACGGGCCTCGGCCGCGTTGGCGGTGAACGGCTTTTCGCACAGCACATGCTTCCCGGCGGCCAGGGCGGCGCGGGTCCACCGGCCGTGCAAGCCGTTCGGCAGCGGGTTGTAGACCGCGTCGAGGCCCGGGTCGGCGATCAGCGCCTCGTAGCTTTCGTGGACTTTCGGGATGCCGTGCTTGGCGGCAAAGGCCCGCGCCCGCGACGCATCGCGTGCCGCCACCGCGGCGACTACCACGTCGTCGTTTTCCTTGGCTGGGCTGATCAGCGCCAGGGGCGCGATGCGGGCCGCGCCCAGGACGCCAATCCGCACCTGTCCAGACACGGACCCGACGCTAGCACTCGCCGCGGGTCGCTCGGCGCCCTATGCTCCGGGCGTCGGCTGTGCGTCCTGGGCGTCGAGTGTGCGTCCTGGGCGCAAGAAAGCGCCGAAATCCCGCCGTACGTTCACAACGAAAGCCGTGAGCGCACACTCGATGGAGCTAGGTGCGGCGGCCTCGGCTTAGGCGCCGCGGCGCGCGAATGAGGGAGCGTGCTCGGGCCGAACCCCGACTCCGATGAAATACGCCGGGATGACCGACAGCCACGGCAGCCGCCGAACCAGGTCGAGCAGGGCCGCCGGCGGGGTGGGATCCGCGCCGCGGAGCAGCGGGCCAAGCAGCCTGCTCGCCAACACCCGTTGCACCGCCTGGGTCACCACGGTGGGAAGGAGGCGGCGGCGGCGAACCGCCGCCAAGTCGCGAACCGTGACGTGGTGCCGGCGAAGCGGCTCGGCCAGGATGGTCGCGGCCGCGACGGCGTCCTGGACCGCCAGGTTGATGCCGACGCCGCCGAACGGAGACATCGCGTGGGCGGCGTCGCCGATGCACAGCAACCCCTCGGTGTGCCACGGGCGCAGCCGATCCACCCGGACGTCGAGGTGCTTGACGTCGTCCATGGACGTCAGCGCCGCCACCTAGTCCGTCGACTCCGGCAGCAGCGCGCCGACGTCGCGGCGGAACGCCTCGATGCCTCGGGCGCGCAGCTGGGCGTCGGTCCCCTTGGGGCCCAGGTAGGCGATCTGGTCGTAGCCGTCTCGGGGGATGACGCCGAGGGCCTTGCCGGGCGCGACGCGGGGCAGGAAGGAGAATTCCGCGGCGCCTTCGCGCGGCAGCCTGAACCACCACACGTCGAAGTTCACCGGGAATTCGTGGGTCTTCAACCCGGCCTCGCGACGCGTGATCGACCAGCGGCCGTCGCACGCCACGGTCAACTCCGCCCGCAGCTCACCGGCGCCCTGGGGTCCCCGGTAGCGCACCCCGGTGACCCGGCCGCCCTCCCGCAGCAGCCCGGTGGCCTCGGTCTTCATCCGCAAGGTAAAGCTGGGCTCGGCCTGGGCCGCGTCGGCGAGCAGGTTGAGCAGGTCCCACTGCGGCACCATCGCGATGAAGGGGTGGGGTTGGCGGAGCCGCTCGAAGTCGACATAGGTGACCGAGCGCCCGTCGGACTCGAATTTCGCCTTCCTGACGGCCGTGAAGGGCAAGGTTGTGAAGCGCTCCCACAGGCCGAGCTCGTCGAGCAGCCGCATCGTGGTGGGATGCACGGTGTCGCCGCGGAAGTCGCGCAGGAAGTCGCCGTGCTTCTCCAGCAGGGTGACCTCCACACCGGCCCGCGCCAGCAGCAGGCCCAGGACCATCCCGGCCGGGCCACCCCCGATGATCACGCAGGTGGTTGTCTCACCCATCAGCGCCCAAGCATATCGGCGTCGAACACCGACACGGGCTCCAGGAGCACGCCGGTTTCCTCGACGTAGCGGTCCCACAGCGCCAGGAGCTCCGCCAGCTTGTCGGGGTGCGAGGCGGCCAGGTCGTCGATCTCGCCCGGGTCGGCGGACAGGTCGTAGAGCTGCCAGCTGCCCGGACCGTACGGCGCGGGCAGGTAGAGCGCCTTCCAGTCGCCCTGACGAATTGCCCTGCGGCCGAACAACTCCCAGCCCGTACCCGTATCGGCGTCGTGTACCGCGTCGCTGTCGCCCGACAGGTACGCCACCAGCGAGCGGCCCCGCATGGGTTCGATGTCGCGGCCGCGGTAGGCGGTGCCGGGATGTGCGATGCCGGCGAGCTCCAGCACGGTGGGGGCGATGTCCATGACGGTCGTGAACGCCGCGCCGATCTCGGCCTGACGAGCGAAGCCCGGCCAGGTGAGGAAACCCACCACCCGGATGCCGCCTTCGGTGGTGAACGCCTTGTGCAGGCGCGACGGCGCCGTGGCCGCTTGCGCCCAGCGCGGACCGTACCAGATGAACGAGGTGGGGCGGCCGAGGTTGTCGAGACTGTTGTCGCAATGCTTTTCGATCTGCGCGACGATTTGGGGGCCGCGGAGCGGCATCGCCTCGACCATCGCGCCCTCGGCGCCGTTGTCGGACAGGAAGATGACGACCGTGTTGTCCAGCTCGCCGGTGTCGGCCAGGTAGTCGATCACCCGGCCGATGTTGTAGTCCATCCGGTCGACCATCCCGGCGTAGACCTCCATGCTGCGGGCCGACACCGCGCGCTGTTCGTCGGTCATGTCGGCCCACTCCGGGGCGCCGTCGGCCACGACCGGGTGCGGCTCGACGTCGGGCGGGCACAGGCCGAGCCGCTTGAGCGCCGCCAGACGCTCCTCGCGCAAGGCGTCCGGCCCGGCGTCGTAGCGGCCGCGATACTTGGCCACGGATTCGTCGGGCGCCTGCAGCGGCCAGTGCGGCGCCTGGAAGGGCAGATAGGCGAAGAACGGTCGGTCGTCATCCGGGGAGCGTTCGCGGAGGTAGCGCAGCAGCGTGTCGGCGTAGGAGTCCGACGAGTAGAAGTCGTCGCCGACCGTGACGAACCGGTCGTCTTCGGTGTAAAGCGTTGGCACGGGCGAGAACCCGCCGCCCGCCGCACCGCCGTAATGGCTGGCGCCGGCCGGCAGCAGGGCGAACGAGCGCTCGAACCCGCGGGCCCACGGCGACGTCTCGATGGTGGCACCCAGATGCCACTTTCCCGACATCAGCGTCAGGTATCCGGCGTCGCGCAGCAGCTCCGGCAACGCGACGACGTGGTCGTTGAGATAGCCCTCGTAGCCGGGCGCGCCCTGGAACCCGGGGATCGCCACCTCGAGCATCGTGCCGATGCCGGCGATGTGGTGGTCGGTTCCCGTCAACAGCATCGCCCGGGTGGGCGAGCAGGCCGGGGCGGAGTGGAAATCGGTGAACCGGATCCCGGCGTAGGCCAGTCGATCCAGGTTGGGCGTGTCGATTTCACCGCCGAACGCGCCGATGTCGGAGAACCCGAGGTCGTCCGCCACGATCACCAGAAAGTTGGGTCGCTTCACGCTGGAGCATCCTGTCAGGTCCGCCACCACCCCCGCGCGAGCGGGCGTGTTTGTACGCCGACACGCCGCAGGCCGTGGCATTCTGCGCACGCTCGCCAGTGACCGGCGACCGGCGGCGCGACCGCCGATATTGTCGAGGCGGCGCTTGATCACGGAAGGGCACTGAAATGCTGGCACGGTTTGGGATGTCCATTCCTCTCATCGCCGCACCGATGTCGGGCGGCCCCACGACCCCGGCGATGGTGTCGGCCGCGGCGCGGGCCGGCGGCCTGGGCGTGCTGGCGGCCGGGTACAAGACCGTGGAGGCGGTCGAGGCCGAGATCACGAGCGTTCGGGCCGAGGGAATCCCGTTTGGCGTCAACGTGTTTGTCCCCAACCCGCTGCCGGTCGACCCCGACAGCTACCGGACCTACGCCGCCGCCATTCAGAGGGAGGCCGACCAGTTCGGCCTGACCCTTCCCGCCGAGCCGATCGAGGACGACGACGGGTTCGACGAGAAGATCGCGCTGTTGCTCGACGACCCGGTCCCGATGGTGTCGTTCACCTTCGGCGTACCGCCGCGCAGCGTGATCGCCGCGCTGCGGCAGGCCAATAGCGTTGTGGTGCAGACGGTGACAACGGCCGACGAGGCGGCGCAAGCCCATGACGCCGGCGTCGACATGCTCGCCGTGCAGGCGGCGGCCGCCGGCGGGCATTCCGGCACGCTCTCGCCGCGCAAGCCATTGACGCCGGTCCCGATCGTCGACCTCGTCCAACGGATCGTCGCGACGGTGCCGCTCCCGGTGATCGCCACGGGCGGTCTCGCCACCCCCGCGGCCGTGGCCGAGGTGATCCGCGCGGGCGCCGCGGCGGCCGCGGTCGGAACGGTTTTGCTGCGGGCCACCGAAAGCGGTGCCTCGGCCACCCACCAGGCGGCGCTGATCGATCCCGCCCGCACCGAGACGGTGCTCACCCGGGCCTTCACCGGGCGCCCTGCCCGCGGCCTGCGCAACGCCTTCATCGACGCCCACGAGACGGAGGCACCGCTGGGTTATCCGGCGCTCCACCATCTCACCAGCCCGTTGCGCAAAGCCGCCGCCGCGGCGGGCAAGCCCGACTATGTCCACCTGTGGGCGGGCACCGGTTACCGGCACGCCACCGCGGAGCCAGCCGCCGACATTCTGCGGCGGCTAGCTTCAGATGCGAAGGTTTCGTAGGGCGCCTCCAAGCGAATGCGCCTGCTGGGCGTACAACGAATCGTCCCCCTTCTTGCGGAAGGGGGACGATTCGTTGGCAAGTCACCGGCTCGCAACGGCGACCTGCACCGGACTTAGAGCAGCCGCAGGATCGCGGAGATCCACGCCCCGACCTGGGTTGTGATCGTTCCGGCAATATTGCTAAACACCGACGGGAGATTAGACAGTGAACCCCTCACGATCGGCAGCAGGTAATTGTTCACGAGGTTGCTGACATCACCGACAACCGTCTGCAGGGATGGCCAACCAGTGACCAGATTGTTCGCGAAAGCCTGGATCTGGGCCGAGAGGCTCCCACCGGCCAAAATATTGGGGGTACCGGCAACAGGGGAAACGATATCCTTGGTGACGGCACCAGGGATGGTGACCCCGAGCGTATTGAGCACGCCGAACCCGCTCCCAAACACGCCGCCCCCACCAGCGTTGAGGGCAGCGTTAGCCATCAGGCCAGGGACATTGAGCAGGTTGAGCACACCGTTGAGGTAATCGCCACTGGCCCAGGACGTGTAAGCGGTCTGCATGCCTTTAGCTAACGCGGTCTCGATTACGCCAGGGAGCCCGATGAGAGCCGACAGACCGAAATAGGTCAGACCGGTGGTTGTCAAGTAATTCAACGCGTTCGACAAATTAGTTGCCATATAGGAAGGGATTCTCAGAATATTTTCCAAGGGTTCAAGGATCTGCGAAACTGGAAAATCATAGAAAGCATCGTAAAACGCATTAATACCACCTGTGATGTTGCCCGCCTGGAAGTCGGCGACCCCGCCGACAAGCGCCGGAAAGAAATGGTTGATACCAGTGGTGCTAGTGAAGTAGGTCAAGACTCCGTTCGCAGCCCTTTGATATGCGTTGAGGTAATAATTGGCGTAGCCGACGTCGTTGGCCACCACCTGCTGCAGCAGCGGGAAGGGAATGGCGCTCCATTTATTGTAAATAGTCTGGAAGTTCGTTGCCGCCGTCTGAAAGGCGCTAATCCACGTCTGGACCGGATTGACGCTGATGCTGGCGGCCGGCACGCCGGCCGCGACTGATCCGCCGGCGAGTGAGGCGAGTTCGTTTTCCACGCCGGAGAACAAATCGATCGCGCTGGCGGCGGCATCGGTGAGGTTGATTTCGGACACGCTCACGTGGCGGAGCTGTTGGGTCAGATGTAGGTCGGGTAGGTGCTGGGCCATCGGGCCTGCGGCGATGACAGCCGCGCTGGCCAAGGCGACTCCAGCGGTGATCTGGGGGCGGGCTGCGAGGTCCACGACCATCTCCTTTACGCATTCTGGATAATGACGAATTGAATGTACCCGTAAAATACGTTGGCTGAATTATCGTCAAAAAATAGGCAATTAACTGCAGTGATATATCCATGCAGCAAAACCCACGCGAAGTGAGCGGAAAATTATTACCGGCTCAGAGCATATCGAAGGGCCACCAAAATCATTTATGGGCAGCATGAGAATTAGTCAGTAAGCGTGTGGCATGGTGTCGGTTGGCCTGGCGTCGAGAAAGCCATGAGGTGAGCGTCTCGATCCACTTATAGCCAGGCAGGGCACTGCCCCTCAACGTGCCGGCGGATTGCACCGGGCAGCGCCTCAGCATGCTGCGGTGAGTGGGCGGTGAAAACAGTCGTGCGGGTTGTTCGTACCGCTACGGCACGAGGAGATAACCGTCGGTGCAGTCAGAGACAACCGACAAGGGTCAGTGCACACCAAGACCGGACAGCGCCGGTGTGGTTGTAGCACAAGCTAATACCGATCGCGTCAAGCGATCCATAAGCGCTTACCGGGACAGGGTCGGGCACACCGCACCCTCCACCCTTGGGGCGGACTGTAAACAGTGCGCAGGCAGGTGGCCCGGCGAGTGAGGGCGGGGTGATTGCCGAAGGGATCGGTCAACTCCGAGCAGCAGTGGCCTCAGTGGGTGCGGGAAGGTTTTCGTCGCCAGTCGACACCGGGCTGTCCCAGATCACGTGGACCGGAGATTGAGGCGCCTCGCGATGTCCTGGTGCGCCACGTGCCGCTACAGGCGCCGCGGCGACGACCAGTACGGGTGGGCCGAGTCGGTGCCGGTGGTGGAACGCTATCTCTCAGCAAATACCACAGTGCTCTCTATGCCCTGGCGAACAATCGCATCGTTGTGACAATAGCTATCTTAAGTGCGGGGGTGAATGGGGCGCGGCGTACTACCGATAGGTAATATCATATTTAACTATTTTAGCGGCAGATGAAGTTTGCTACAGAGCATGGGCGACATGGCTACCAGCAGATTCTCGGCTCTGCGATGATTGCGGATCTGCGTGCTTCTGAAGCGATCACCCAAAGTCACCCGAAAACGCCACGGGCACAAGTTCTTTACGGGTACATGCAGCTAGCG
It includes:
- a CDS encoding NAD(P)H-dependent flavin oxidoreductase, whose protein sequence is MLARFGMSIPLIAAPMSGGPTTPAMVSAAARAGGLGVLAAGYKTVEAVEAEITSVRAEGIPFGVNVFVPNPLPVDPDSYRTYAAAIQREADQFGLTLPAEPIEDDDGFDEKIALLLDDPVPMVSFTFGVPPRSVIAALRQANSVVVQTVTTADEAAQAHDAGVDMLAVQAAAAGGHSGTLSPRKPLTPVPIVDLVQRIVATVPLPVIATGGLATPAAVAEVIRAGAAAAAVGTVLLRATESGASATHQAALIDPARTETVLTRAFTGRPARGLRNAFIDAHETEAPLGYPALHHLTSPLRKAAAAAGKPDYVHLWAGTGYRHATAEPAADILRRLASDAKVS
- a CDS encoding Gfo/Idh/MocA family protein — translated: MSGQVRIGVLGAARIAPLALISPAKENDDVVVAAVAARDASRARAFAAKHGIPKVHESYEALIADPGLDAVYNPLPNGLHGRWTRAALAAGKHVLCEKPFTANAAEAREIAELAATSDRVVMEAFHYRYHPLSRRVEEIIASNELGTLKRVEAALCFPLPKFSDIRYNYSLAGGATMDAGCYAVHMVRTFGGSTPEVVSAQAKLRDPQIDRSMTAEVVFAGGHTGRIRCSLWSSHLLQISARVVGEDGELRVFNPVMPNIFHRLSVRSPAGRRVERFGRRPSYAYQLDAFAAAVLRGEPVKTTPEDAVENMTVIDAIYRAAGLPLRNPS
- a CDS encoding arylsulfatase — its product is MKRPNFLVIVADDLGFSDIGAFGGEIDTPNLDRLAYAGIRFTDFHSAPACSPTRAMLLTGTDHHIAGIGTMLEVAIPGFQGAPGYEGYLNDHVVALPELLRDAGYLTLMSGKWHLGATIETSPWARGFERSFALLPAGASHYGGAAGGGFSPVPTLYTEDDRFVTVGDDFYSSDSYADTLLRYLRERSPDDDRPFFAYLPFQAPHWPLQAPDESVAKYRGRYDAGPDALREERLAALKRLGLCPPDVEPHPVVADGAPEWADMTDEQRAVSARSMEVYAGMVDRMDYNIGRVIDYLADTGELDNTVVIFLSDNGAEGAMVEAMPLRGPQIVAQIEKHCDNSLDNLGRPTSFIWYGPRWAQAATAPSRLHKAFTTEGGIRVVGFLTWPGFARQAEIGAAFTTVMDIAPTVLELAGIAHPGTAYRGRDIEPMRGRSLVAYLSGDSDAVHDADTGTGWELFGRRAIRQGDWKALYLPAPYGPGSWQLYDLSADPGEIDDLAASHPDKLAELLALWDRYVEETGVLLEPVSVFDADMLGR